The Lactobacillus sp. ESL0680 genome has a segment encoding these proteins:
- a CDS encoding DUF669 domain-containing protein — protein sequence MSFLNVDHKKAEDTNNLFPKGVYEMMTYEVKMDASKGGHQCMRFNFIVRKDLDKALPDTNAKGHGRHYWANVWTAKDENGDDSGQFKQSDLQNIAKAYGIPDGTEIKSEDDFMKMLVGKTIRIYINLGDHEYQGTKSKQNSTFTNSWQPTKFPLKGAPQDPFAGSGDTVDIDDNNLPF from the coding sequence ACTTATTCCCTAAAGGGGTATATGAAATGATGACGTATGAGGTGAAGATGGACGCGTCAAAAGGCGGGCATCAGTGCATGAGGTTCAATTTTATTGTTAGAAAGGACCTTGATAAAGCACTGCCTGATACCAATGCGAAGGGGCATGGACGTCATTATTGGGCTAATGTTTGGACTGCTAAAGATGAAAATGGTGACGATTCAGGTCAATTTAAGCAAAGCGACTTACAGAATATTGCTAAGGCTTACGGCATTCCAGACGGTACTGAAATTAAGTCGGAAGATGACTTTATGAAAATGCTGGTTGGTAAAACTATTCGGATTTATATCAATCTTGGCGACCATGAGTACCAAGGTACAAAGAGCAAGCAGAATAGTACGTTCACCAATAGCTGGCAGCCGACTAAGTTCCCGTTAAAAGGCGCACCTCAAGACCCGTTTGCAGGTTCAGGTGACACAGTTGATATTGACGACAATAATTTACCGTTTTAA
- a CDS encoding phage/plasmid primase, P4 family, with protein MQFNYANIPKELRDLKQWGDFELKFVPARHKNTKIPINPFDGTNGKSNDPATWSDFATAYQSLSNIPRAKGLAFYFTGGYVGLDIDDIEDDLETWEQGNRDENNLIVKFQKLTHDTYMEVSQSGKGIHAIFKGKIPGRHRRKGHFEMYQSGRFFALTGNTIGKPNPVIQTLSDKDMQVLYEAIFGPDKVSPQLTQATGSVDLSVSEIISKAESNSRSGERFKLFMNGGWDKFYLSHSEADMAFANDLAFWTGRDFKKMDTIFRNSSLIRDKWDRKTGASTYGAITLQKAIDDCTNVYGSSETVDSNDSRFAWNKKSTKPKEQRSFDDMGMADRFIDMYGHDRFRYLTGDKKWFYYDNNVWRPDGSGMLGKAIDVVVDSLKKERPQILAGTDDKVQKSILREWQKFKHHERLSKGHSDLTTMLKHRLTVTHEDWDHDDYYLNTPSGYVNLRDGQLHDHQPELMFSHITSVEFTDNIDCPEWLDFLDQIFQGDKALMYFVQKALGYSLIGTTREQIMFILFGNGRNGKSVFLNTIQYILGSYVKTMDVSAIMSKQVNSGPTPELARLQTARMVITSEANEGNRLNEGLVKQMTGGDTITARFNFGDVFEFKPKFTIWMATNHKPIIRGTDMGIWRRLALIPFDYTVPKNQVDPNLESKLRAESRGILNWMVEGAILYLVEGLKQPQAVIDASAEYRSEMDVLAAFIEEQCETSDDYHEKSTTLFEAYVEWAKGTNNYSRMSNNKFGREMSNRFTKKHTMNGAEYFGVHLKGDSRFSWNEKEMQGTLYPK; from the coding sequence ATGCAGTTTAATTACGCAAATATCCCGAAAGAACTTCGGGACTTAAAACAGTGGGGCGATTTCGAACTAAAATTCGTGCCCGCAAGACATAAAAATACTAAGATACCGATTAATCCTTTTGACGGCACTAACGGCAAATCAAATGATCCAGCTACCTGGTCAGACTTCGCTACGGCTTATCAATCGTTATCAAATATTCCCAGAGCCAAAGGTTTAGCCTTTTACTTTACTGGTGGTTATGTGGGGCTAGACATTGACGATATCGAGGACGATTTAGAAACCTGGGAGCAAGGCAACCGTGATGAAAATAATCTGATTGTTAAGTTTCAGAAACTAACTCACGATACTTACATGGAAGTGAGCCAGTCTGGTAAGGGCATTCATGCGATTTTTAAAGGCAAAATCCCAGGCAGGCATCGGCGCAAGGGCCATTTCGAAATGTACCAATCAGGCAGGTTCTTCGCCTTAACTGGTAATACGATTGGCAAGCCCAATCCAGTTATTCAGACCCTATCTGATAAAGATATGCAGGTACTTTACGAAGCAATCTTTGGTCCCGACAAAGTAAGTCCACAGCTTACGCAAGCGACTGGCAGTGTTGATTTATCAGTCAGTGAGATTATTTCTAAGGCTGAATCAAATAGCCGTTCTGGCGAACGGTTCAAGTTATTCATGAATGGCGGCTGGGATAAATTCTATCTGTCACATTCCGAAGCTGACATGGCATTTGCCAATGATTTAGCCTTCTGGACTGGTAGAGATTTCAAGAAAATGGATACCATTTTCCGAAACAGTTCACTAATTCGTGATAAGTGGGACCGCAAGACTGGTGCTAGTACCTATGGTGCGATTACGCTGCAAAAGGCGATTGACGATTGCACAAATGTTTACGGTAGTTCAGAAACCGTTGATAGCAACGATTCACGTTTTGCTTGGAATAAAAAATCAACCAAGCCTAAAGAACAGCGCAGTTTTGATGATATGGGTATGGCTGACCGTTTTATCGATATGTATGGTCACGACCGTTTTCGCTACTTAACTGGCGATAAAAAATGGTTCTATTACGACAACAATGTTTGGCGGCCAGACGGTTCAGGTATGTTAGGCAAAGCAATTGATGTGGTGGTCGATTCACTAAAAAAGGAACGACCGCAAATTCTTGCTGGTACTGATGATAAGGTTCAAAAATCAATCTTGCGTGAGTGGCAAAAGTTCAAACATCATGAACGGTTAAGCAAAGGTCATAGTGATTTAACGACTATGCTTAAGCACCGTTTAACTGTCACTCATGAAGACTGGGACCATGATGATTATTATCTAAATACTCCCAGTGGTTATGTAAATTTACGGGACGGTCAATTGCACGACCATCAGCCAGAATTAATGTTTAGTCATATTACCAGTGTTGAATTTACGGATAACATTGACTGTCCTGAATGGCTTGATTTTTTAGACCAAATATTCCAAGGTGACAAAGCTTTGATGTATTTCGTACAAAAAGCTCTCGGTTATTCCCTAATCGGAACTACCAGAGAGCAGATTATGTTTATTCTATTTGGTAATGGTCGTAATGGTAAATCAGTGTTTCTGAATACAATCCAATATATCTTAGGCAGTTATGTTAAGACAATGGACGTATCAGCGATTATGAGTAAGCAAGTTAATTCAGGACCAACGCCAGAGTTAGCAAGATTACAGACGGCCAGAATGGTTATTACATCTGAAGCTAACGAAGGCAATCGGCTAAATGAAGGTTTGGTTAAGCAAATGACTGGTGGCGATACGATAACAGCAAGATTTAACTTTGGTGATGTGTTCGAATTCAAACCCAAGTTTACAATTTGGATGGCCACGAACCATAAGCCAATCATCCGTGGCACTGATATGGGTATCTGGCGCAGGTTAGCGTTAATACCGTTTGATTACACGGTACCGAAAAATCAGGTTGACCCGAACCTTGAAAGCAAGCTGAGAGCAGAGAGCCGCGGGATTTTAAACTGGATGGTTGAAGGCGCAATTCTCTATTTAGTTGAAGGCTTGAAACAGCCCCAAGCTGTGATTGACGCTTCAGCGGAGTATCGCAGTGAGATGGATGTCTTAGCAGCATTTATTGAAGAGCAATGCGAAACTAGCGACGATTATCATGAGAAATCAACAACGCTATTTGAAGCTTATGTTGAGTGGGCTAAAGGGACAAATAATTACTCAAGGATGTCGAACAATAAATTTGGTCGGGAAATGAGTAATAGATTTACTAAAAAACATACGATGAACGGAGCAGAGTATTTTGGTGTTCATCTAAAAGGTGATTCAAGATTTTCTTGGAATGAAAAAGAAATGCAAGGAACTTTATATCCGAAATGA
- a CDS encoding VRR-NUC domain-containing protein, protein MTDVIKQAYDQGIITKATTEHDIQNNIRKLFSFCGFLTFRANVGKVLMQNGRWFDTGLPKGFPDLFGYDNLNKPFFIEVKSKTGKPRLEQIQFHKMLTERGICHGIARSPEEAIAIVKGDLIGYGY, encoded by the coding sequence ATGACTGATGTTATTAAGCAAGCATACGACCAAGGCATTATTACTAAAGCAACAACAGAGCATGACATACAGAACAATATTCGCAAGCTGTTTTCATTCTGTGGGTTCCTTACTTTCCGTGCAAATGTTGGCAAGGTTTTAATGCAAAACGGGCGTTGGTTTGATACAGGACTGCCAAAGGGATTTCCTGATTTATTCGGGTATGACAACCTAAATAAGCCATTCTTTATTGAAGTAAAATCTAAGACTGGCAAACCTAGACTGGAACAAATTCAGTTTCATAAGATGCTTACTGAACGTGGCATTTGTCACGGTATTGCTCGCAGTCCTGAAGAAGCAATTGCAATCGTGAAAGGAGATTTAATCGGGTATGGATACTAA
- a CDS encoding ArpU family phage packaging/lysis transcriptional regulator: MENLDLGLNINQKETANRVRIFFKYTFPNYLIKAGLHRTDLKSPQLDPTGVAVHGRNSAEIRMTQIFDMQDKCRAVYQAIDHCSDSQNQPFRTILKALYIDELKDWQVADKVKYSDSRYGDLKRYACCQFADTIETWKVVYDVDIPDLKIVNRCNIGAESGSSRG; this comes from the coding sequence GTGGAGAATTTAGATTTAGGCTTAAATATTAATCAAAAAGAAACAGCCAATCGAGTACGTATCTTTTTTAAGTATACTTTCCCTAATTATTTAATTAAGGCTGGGTTACATCGTACTGACTTGAAAAGTCCACAGCTTGATCCGACAGGTGTAGCAGTTCATGGTCGAAATAGTGCGGAAATAAGAATGACCCAAATTTTTGATATGCAGGATAAATGTAGAGCTGTTTATCAAGCAATAGATCATTGCTCAGATAGTCAAAATCAGCCTTTTAGAACGATTTTAAAAGCATTATATATAGATGAACTAAAAGATTGGCAAGTCGCTGACAAGGTTAAATATAGTGATTCTCGCTATGGAGATTTAAAGCGATATGCCTGTTGTCAATTTGCCGATACTATTGAAACTTGGAAGGTTGTTTATGATGTAGATATACCTGACCTAAAAATTGTAAATCGGTGCAATATCGGTGCAGAATCGGGGTCAAGTCGGGGTTAA
- a CDS encoding DUF4145 domain-containing protein, translated as MDDITGWQNCSRINSYSYKCGYCGNKVGSDKGYCNAFSNDVCIYICPLCSKPTYVEFGDMVPGPTYGRQINNLPKDVEDIYGEARNSYKVGAYTGVVLLCRKLLANVAIGFGAKENKPFGFYVDYLVDNNYVAKNNKQWVDKIRTEGNSATHDKISKTKEEAKTILNFTQMLLITNYEFLEEVDNK; from the coding sequence ATGGACGATATAACTGGATGGCAAAATTGTAGTAGAATTAATTCGTATTCATATAAGTGCGGATATTGTGGAAATAAAGTTGGAAGTGATAAAGGATATTGTAATGCATTCTCAAATGATGTGTGTATTTATATTTGCCCTTTATGCAGTAAACCTACATACGTTGAGTTTGGAGATATGGTGCCTGGTCCAACATATGGAAGACAAATTAATAACTTACCTAAAGATGTTGAAGATATATACGGTGAAGCACGTAATTCTTATAAAGTAGGCGCGTATACTGGTGTAGTTCTACTTTGCAGAAAATTGTTGGCTAATGTAGCAATTGGTTTTGGCGCAAAAGAGAATAAACCTTTCGGCTTCTACGTTGATTATTTAGTTGACAATAATTATGTAGCTAAAAATAATAAGCAATGGGTTGATAAAATAAGAACAGAAGGCAATTCTGCTACCCATGATAAGATTTCTAAAACTAAAGAAGAGGCAAAAACAATATTAAATTTTACTCAAATGTTATTAATAACTAACTATGAATTTTTAGAAGAAGTAGATAATAAATAA
- a CDS encoding terminase small subunit encodes MRLTVKQQKFVDEYIKSGNATDAAIKAGYSKRTAYSIGQENLKKVEIANYLEKRMKEISDSKVADQQEILEYLSSVMRGEQTEDVATAKGIFKDVKVGARDRIKAAELLGKRSAMWTEKREVNAKIASPVQIIDDVPDKEPSEDDDS; translated from the coding sequence ATGAGATTGACGGTAAAACAGCAGAAGTTTGTGGATGAATACATTAAGTCGGGAAACGCTACGGACGCAGCAATTAAAGCGGGTTATTCGAAACGGACAGCTTACTCAATTGGACAAGAAAACCTGAAGAAAGTTGAAATTGCTAATTATTTAGAAAAACGAATGAAAGAAATATCTGATAGTAAAGTTGCCGATCAGCAGGAAATACTTGAGTATTTGTCATCGGTCATGCGAGGCGAACAAACAGAAGATGTGGCTACTGCAAAAGGTATTTTCAAAGATGTTAAAGTTGGTGCTAGAGATAGGATTAAAGCAGCTGAATTGCTCGGCAAGCGGTCAGCGATGTGGACAGAGAAGCGTGAGGTTAACGCAAAGATAGCAAGCCCAGTACAGATTATTGATGATGTGCCAGACAAAGAACCGAGTGAAGACGATGACAGTTAG
- a CDS encoding PBSX family phage terminase large subunit — translation MTVRLTNLIAPSFYSVYQDVKQHKYANYWLKGGRGSTKSSFVSLVIILGMMQDPEANAVVIRKVAATLRDSVFDQYLWAIDKLGVADYWASSTSPMQLTYLPTGQQIRFKGADKPQKIKSQKFRHGYTKFKHFEEISDFKGMEEIRNINQSLNRGGSGIVTFSSYNPPASQRNWVNEATEQQSLRSDTLVHSSDYRSVPKEWLGKEFIADAEQLKHDNEKAYQHEYLGEVTGTGAEVFDNLTIRVITQQERNNFESIYHGMDFGFTNDPTAYVDIAYEPNRRRILLINEIYQRRLMNNEATERIKQTGIGHGLISADAAEPNTIAELRRLGLNVVGAPKGKGSREFTYKWLQGLSEIVIDPVTCPNAAREFKGYEYERDGMDNLIENYPDGDDHTIDAVRYGMRRQMVKGGFVPWK, via the coding sequence ATGACAGTTAGGTTAACCAACTTAATTGCACCGTCTTTTTATTCTGTTTACCAAGACGTAAAGCAACATAAATATGCTAATTATTGGCTAAAAGGAGGGCGTGGTTCAACCAAGTCCTCTTTTGTTTCGCTCGTAATTATTCTAGGCATGATGCAAGATCCAGAAGCTAACGCGGTAGTTATCCGTAAGGTTGCTGCAACGCTGCGTGATTCCGTTTTTGACCAATACCTTTGGGCAATTGACAAGCTAGGCGTTGCTGATTACTGGGCAAGTTCAACCAGTCCAATGCAACTGACATACTTGCCAACCGGCCAGCAGATACGCTTCAAGGGTGCTGATAAGCCACAGAAGATTAAGTCACAGAAGTTTAGACATGGCTACACAAAGTTTAAGCATTTCGAAGAAATATCTGACTTTAAAGGTATGGAAGAAATACGTAACATCAACCAATCACTCAATCGCGGTGGTTCTGGCATTGTTACGTTCAGCTCTTACAATCCACCAGCTTCACAGCGCAATTGGGTTAACGAAGCTACTGAACAACAGAGCTTACGTTCTGATACGCTAGTGCATTCGTCAGATTACCGTTCAGTCCCTAAAGAATGGCTGGGTAAAGAGTTTATCGCGGATGCTGAACAGTTAAAGCATGACAACGAAAAAGCCTATCAGCACGAGTATTTAGGTGAAGTCACAGGTACGGGTGCCGAAGTCTTTGACAATCTTACTATCCGAGTTATTACTCAACAAGAACGCAATAACTTTGAAAGTATTTATCATGGTATGGACTTTGGTTTTACCAATGATCCGACTGCTTACGTTGATATTGCTTATGAGCCGAATAGGCGACGTATATTATTAATTAATGAAATTTATCAGCGCCGGTTAATGAACAATGAAGCAACTGAAAGGATTAAACAAACCGGTATAGGTCATGGGCTAATTTCAGCTGATGCAGCCGAGCCTAATACGATTGCTGAATTGCGCAGGTTAGGACTTAACGTTGTTGGTGCACCAAAAGGCAAAGGCAGTCGTGAATTTACTTATAAATGGCTGCAAGGACTTAGCGAAATTGTCATTGATCCTGTGACTTGTCCGAATGCTGCCAGAGAATTTAAGGGCTATGAATACGAGCGTGATGGCATGGATAACTTGATTGAAAATTACCCT